A window of the Butyricimonas faecalis genome harbors these coding sequences:
- a CDS encoding M16 family metallopeptidase produces the protein MAKKLLLVCALLALISTSLFAQYDMKAPLPMDPNIRIGKLANGLTYYIRHNAEPKERASFYIIQNVGAILENDDQNGLAHFLEHMAFNGTKHFPGRKGITNMLEKHGVEFGRNVNAYTAQDETVYNISEVPTTNPDLLDTCLLVLHDWSHYLLLVDDEIDGERGVISEEWRTRRNAGFRVRNQIMPVLLKDSKYAERDVIGDLNIIKNFKYQTLRDYYHKWYRPDLQAIAVVGDFDVDQMEKKVKELFSKIPTPVNPAKRENFTVNPHDEIYYVCATDKELTQSTVNVYIKYPAPTKEEKNHQYMKNGILQSFYNTMLGQRVSELLQKGNPPFISAKAGFGGGIVRGWNTYFISTTAKPNEEAEALEAIYRENERVKKFGFTEGELERAKTNMLVGLESANKQKDKTTSEDYISEMQSNFLEGEPIVDFDYYYNFAKSVIPTITVEEVSALAKQYLNRKNMVIVVQGPSEGVKHITKEEAIAIMDKVENANLEPYKDQSAEAALITEDLKGSKIISTKKLPQFDAEEWVLENGAKVVFRKADYEKDQVQVASYSKGGTSLYDVDKLASAMVTDQFIGAYGLGDYDAITLRKLLTGKQAQAGVSISGLSESVGGASTPKDFETLMQLIYLRFEKPRFDKEVHQTMMQRNYAAIENSGNNPQKIMQDSVSRIMSNYSPRTLSFGKEFLDKVSIEQIEEIYRDRIKDISDFTFFIVGNIDAETVKPLVEKYLGSVKSYNRKENWIDRKVRGPKGRTEKVIELELTTPKSTVITNFSKEMKTSIHNNICLNILRGVLDQRYLTNIREKEGGTYGVSVQAGSSKEPYESYSMTMNFDCDPDKAEHLKSLIYAEIDKLMKEGPTQEEIDKVITILKKNREQSKPHNAYWMSAIQTYYLRGVDITDPKNFDNIIDKITTKDVKKFTQKLFKGADVVDMIFKPKSK, from the coding sequence ATGGCAAAAAAATTATTACTTGTGTGTGCTTTATTGGCATTGATCAGCACCAGCCTGTTTGCCCAGTATGACATGAAAGCACCACTTCCCATGGATCCGAACATTCGCATCGGGAAATTAGCTAATGGATTGACCTATTACATCCGCCATAACGCGGAACCCAAAGAACGAGCAAGTTTCTACATCATTCAAAATGTAGGAGCAATTTTGGAAAATGACGACCAGAATGGTTTGGCTCACTTCTTGGAACACATGGCTTTCAACGGGACCAAGCATTTCCCGGGAAGAAAAGGTATCACCAATATGTTGGAAAAACATGGTGTTGAATTCGGAAGAAATGTAAATGCTTACACGGCACAAGACGAAACGGTTTACAACATCAGTGAGGTTCCCACAACCAATCCCGACTTGTTGGATACTTGTTTACTTGTACTTCACGATTGGTCACACTACCTTTTATTAGTTGATGACGAAATCGATGGCGAAAGAGGGGTTATCTCCGAAGAATGGAGAACCAGAAGAAACGCCGGTTTCCGTGTTCGCAATCAAATCATGCCGGTATTATTGAAAGATTCTAAATATGCCGAAAGAGACGTTATCGGAGATTTGAACATCATCAAGAATTTCAAATACCAGACTCTCCGTGATTACTATCACAAATGGTATCGTCCGGACTTGCAAGCCATTGCCGTTGTCGGAGATTTTGATGTTGACCAGATGGAGAAAAAAGTAAAAGAACTTTTCTCCAAAATCCCTACTCCGGTAAACCCGGCCAAGAGAGAAAATTTCACGGTGAACCCGCATGATGAAATTTACTACGTATGTGCAACCGACAAAGAGTTAACTCAATCTACTGTTAACGTATACATTAAATATCCGGCTCCGACCAAGGAAGAAAAGAATCACCAATACATGAAAAACGGTATTCTTCAATCTTTCTACAACACCATGTTGGGACAACGTGTTTCTGAATTACTTCAGAAAGGTAATCCTCCCTTCATCTCTGCAAAAGCAGGATTCGGTGGCGGTATCGTAAGAGGTTGGAACACCTATTTTATTTCAACCACGGCAAAGCCCAATGAAGAGGCAGAAGCATTGGAAGCTATTTATCGTGAAAATGAACGAGTAAAAAAATTCGGTTTCACGGAAGGTGAGCTTGAAAGAGCAAAAACCAACATGTTAGTAGGCTTAGAATCCGCTAACAAACAAAAAGACAAAACAACTTCAGAAGACTACATCAGCGAAATGCAATCTAACTTCCTGGAAGGGGAACCGATCGTAGACTTTGATTATTATTACAATTTTGCAAAAAGCGTTATCCCCACCATTACCGTAGAGGAAGTTTCAGCTTTAGCTAAGCAATACCTTAACCGGAAAAATATGGTTATCGTGGTACAAGGCCCGTCTGAAGGTGTTAAACACATCACGAAAGAAGAGGCTATTGCCATCATGGATAAAGTGGAAAATGCAAACTTAGAGCCCTACAAAGATCAGTCTGCAGAAGCAGCCTTGATCACGGAAGACTTGAAAGGTTCCAAGATCATCTCTACCAAGAAATTACCGCAATTCGATGCAGAAGAATGGGTATTGGAAAACGGGGCAAAGGTTGTATTCCGTAAAGCAGATTACGAAAAAGATCAAGTACAGGTAGCTTCCTACAGTAAAGGTGGTACCTCATTGTATGATGTAGACAAACTGGCTTCAGCTATGGTTACCGATCAATTTATCGGAGCTTACGGTTTGGGAGATTATGACGCTATTACCTTAAGAAAATTACTGACAGGTAAACAAGCACAGGCCGGTGTTAGCATCAGTGGACTTTCTGAATCCGTTGGCGGAGCATCTACCCCGAAGGATTTCGAAACTTTGATGCAATTGATTTACTTACGTTTCGAGAAACCTCGTTTTGACAAAGAAGTTCATCAAACCATGATGCAACGTAACTATGCTGCCATCGAGAATTCAGGCAATAATCCTCAAAAGATCATGCAAGACTCTGTAAGCAGAATCATGAGCAATTATAGCCCGAGAACATTATCATTTGGAAAAGAATTCTTAGATAAAGTCAGCATCGAACAAATCGAAGAGATTTATCGTGACCGTATTAAAGACATCAGCGACTTTACGTTCTTCATCGTAGGTAATATCGATGCAGAAACGGTTAAACCGCTCGTTGAAAAATACTTGGGATCAGTAAAATCTTATAACCGGAAAGAAAACTGGATCGACCGGAAAGTAAGAGGACCGAAAGGAAGAACGGAAAAAGTTATCGAATTAGAGTTAACAACTCCGAAATCAACCGTTATCACCAACTTCTCCAAAGAAATGAAAACAAGCATCCACAACAATATTTGCTTGAATATCTTACGAGGAGTTTTGGATCAAAGGTACTTGACCAACATTCGTGAAAAAGAAGGTGGAACCTATGGTGTAAGCGTTCAGGCAGGCTCTTCTAAAGAACCGTATGAAAGCTACAGCATGACCATGAATTTTGATTGCGATCCGGATAAGGCCGAACACTTGAAATCATTAATCTATGCTGAAATCGACAAATTAATGAAAGAAGGTCCGACTCAAGAAGAAATCGACAAGGTAATTACTATTCTGAAGAAAAATCGCGAACAAAGCAAACCTCACAATGCCTATTGGATGAGTGCAATTCAAACTTATTATCTTCGCGGAGTGGATATCACCGATCCGAAAAACTTCGATAATATTATCGACAAGATCACAACGAAAGACGTGAAGAAATTTACCCAGAAATTATTCAAGGGTGCCGATGTTGTTGATATGATCTTCAAACCGAAATCAAAATAA